The following proteins come from a genomic window of Cyanobacteriota bacterium:
- the mnmA gene encoding tRNA 2-thiouridine(34) synthase MnmA: PATGRYRLKRAIDRNKDQSYFLYDLSQDILAKTLFPLGEYTKIETRQIAAELGLHTADKPESQDLCLIEAHGSMQAFLDKYIAPTPGEIVDQTGKVLGYHNGVHHYTIGQRKGLGIAHSEPLYVLALDAGRNRVIVGDRAAAYDEGCMVQRVNWVSITPPTDPIRAEVQVRYRSPAVPVTVIPLPDCTAQLVFDEPQFSITPGQAAVWYHQDVLLGGGIIQPKPQGQPQAQPTQTSLG; encoded by the coding sequence CCAGCTACTGGGCGTTATCGTCTCAAGCGGGCGATCGACCGTAACAAAGACCAGTCCTATTTTCTCTATGACCTTAGTCAAGACATTTTGGCAAAAACCCTATTTCCCCTAGGTGAGTACACAAAGATCGAAACTCGTCAAATTGCCGCCGAGCTTGGGTTACACACGGCCGATAAACCAGAAAGCCAAGACCTATGTCTGATTGAAGCTCATGGATCCATGCAGGCATTTTTGGACAAGTACATTGCCCCTACACCAGGGGAAATTGTGGATCAGACTGGCAAGGTGCTGGGCTATCACAACGGAGTGCATCACTACACGATCGGGCAACGGAAAGGTCTAGGCATCGCCCATAGTGAGCCGCTGTACGTATTGGCCCTAGATGCGGGTCGCAATCGAGTTATTGTCGGCGATCGCGCAGCCGCCTACGACGAGGGATGCATGGTTCAGCGGGTAAATTGGGTATCGATTACCCCACCGACCGACCCTATTCGCGCTGAGGTGCAGGTGCGCTATCGATCGCCAGCGGTACCAGTAACTGTGATTCCCTTGCCAGATTGTACCGCTCAGCTAGTATTTGACGAACCTCAATTTAGCATCACACCTGGACAGGCAGCCGTCTGGTATCACCAAGATGTGCTCTTGGGCGGAGGCATCATTCAGCCTAAACCTCAAGGTCAGCCACAAGCACAGCCAACACAGACATCTCTAGGCTAA